The proteins below are encoded in one region of Sphingobacterium sp. R2:
- a CDS encoding aldehyde dehydrogenase family protein, with translation MIKSALKILGISSQNLGSSTGQQWFSKGKEFKSFSPVDGNLIAKIKGSHSKDYEAVVKQAGDAFLQWRLLPAPKRGDIIRQLGEKLRELKPILGKLVSYEMGKSYQEGMGEVQEMIDICDFALGLSRQLYGNTIHSERPGHRMYDQYHPLGVVGIITAFNFPVAVWAWNTALALVCGNTVVWKPSEKTPLCALACQKILAEILHHNGLPEGISNLITGDRQAGEWLAEDSRIALISATGSTRMGKEVAVTVAQRLGKTLLELGGNNAIIVTPDADLKMTIIGAVFGAVGTAGQRCTSTRRLIIHERIYEEVKKQLTKAYGQLKIGDPLDTKNHVGPLIDKDAVKSYLNALENIQKQGGKLLIKGKVLEGKGYESGCYVQPVIAEVENHYEIVQQETFAPILYLIKYKGDIRAAIDIQNNVGQGLSSAVMTNNLQEAELFLSAAGSDCGIANVNIGTSGAEIGGAFGGEKETGGGRESGSDAWKAYMRRQTNTINYTTDLPLAQGIKFDL, from the coding sequence ATGATAAAATCAGCGCTTAAAATACTTGGGATATCCTCTCAAAATTTGGGGTCATCAACTGGACAGCAATGGTTTTCCAAAGGCAAAGAATTCAAGTCCTTTTCACCTGTAGATGGAAACCTCATCGCCAAGATAAAAGGCAGTCATAGTAAAGACTATGAAGCAGTTGTTAAGCAGGCCGGTGATGCTTTTTTACAATGGCGTCTACTGCCCGCTCCAAAAAGAGGGGACATCATTCGCCAGTTGGGGGAAAAACTTCGTGAACTGAAACCTATTCTTGGGAAGTTAGTTTCCTATGAAATGGGTAAATCTTATCAGGAGGGTATGGGCGAAGTGCAGGAAATGATTGACATCTGTGATTTCGCTTTGGGTCTATCCCGCCAATTATATGGCAATACCATTCACTCGGAACGCCCGGGGCACCGTATGTACGACCAGTATCACCCCTTGGGCGTGGTGGGTATTATTACCGCATTCAATTTTCCAGTAGCCGTTTGGGCATGGAACACGGCATTAGCCTTAGTCTGCGGAAATACTGTGGTGTGGAAGCCTAGCGAAAAAACGCCATTATGTGCCCTAGCCTGCCAAAAAATTCTTGCAGAAATCTTACATCACAACGGACTACCCGAAGGAATATCCAACCTTATTACTGGCGACAGGCAAGCCGGAGAGTGGCTCGCCGAAGATAGTCGCATTGCTTTAATTTCTGCCACAGGCTCTACCCGTATGGGAAAAGAAGTCGCCGTTACTGTAGCGCAACGTCTTGGAAAGACTCTTTTGGAACTTGGTGGAAACAATGCAATCATCGTGACGCCCGATGCAGACTTAAAAATGACCATTATCGGTGCCGTCTTTGGAGCTGTAGGTACTGCTGGACAACGCTGTACGAGCACAAGGAGACTTATTATCCATGAGCGCATTTATGAAGAGGTCAAAAAACAACTGACTAAAGCGTATGGTCAACTAAAAATTGGAGACCCTTTGGATACAAAAAATCATGTAGGACCATTAATTGACAAAGACGCCGTAAAATCATACTTAAACGCACTGGAAAACATTCAAAAACAAGGGGGAAAATTGCTAATTAAGGGAAAGGTTCTTGAAGGTAAAGGGTATGAAAGCGGCTGTTATGTGCAGCCAGTCATTGCAGAAGTGGAAAACCATTATGAAATCGTACAGCAAGAGACCTTTGCCCCGATTCTTTATTTGATCAAATATAAGGGGGATATCCGTGCTGCTATAGATATTCAGAACAATGTTGGCCAGGGATTATCATCTGCGGTCATGACAAACAATCTACAGGAAGCTGAGCTGTTTCTAAGTGCTGCCGGCTCTGATTGCGGTATTGCCAATGTTAATATAGGCACTTCAGGAGCCGAAATCGGAGGTGCATTTGGAGGCGAAAAAGAAACTGGTGGCGGTCGGGAATCTGGTTCTGATGCGTGGAAAGCCTATATGCGCCGTCAGACAAACACCATCAATTATACGACTGATCTACCCTTAGCACAAGGGATCAAATTTGATTTATAA
- a CDS encoding acyl-CoA dehydrogenase family protein, with translation MTKKINTDYYQVDDLLSEEHKLIRQSVRDFVKAEIKPFIEDAAQEHRAIAGLMPKLGAIGALGPYIPTEYGGAGLDQISYGLIMQELEAGDSAIRSAASVQSSLVMFPIYTYGSEEQRVKYLPRLASGELVGSFGLTEPNHGSDPGGMETKLTAKANGFLLNGAKMWITNSPVCDMAVVWARDESGKVRGVIVERGMAGFETPETLHKWSLRASKTGELVFQDVFIPAENVLPGVNSMRGPLSCLNSARYGISWGVIGAAIDCYETAVQYAQERHQFGKPIAGFQLQQKKLAEFLTEITKAQLLSWRLGVLKNEGRATPTQISMAKRNNVNMALQIARESRQILGGMGIVGDFSIMRHMMNLESVITYEGTHDIHLLITGQDITGLNAFS, from the coding sequence ATGACTAAAAAGATCAATACCGATTATTATCAAGTGGATGATTTATTATCCGAAGAACATAAACTGATACGGCAGTCTGTCCGCGATTTTGTGAAAGCAGAGATTAAGCCTTTTATTGAGGATGCGGCACAGGAGCATCGTGCTATTGCTGGCTTGATGCCTAAATTAGGCGCTATCGGAGCCTTAGGCCCTTATATCCCGACTGAATATGGCGGAGCTGGTTTGGATCAGATCTCCTATGGATTAATCATGCAAGAACTGGAAGCTGGTGACTCGGCTATTCGTTCGGCAGCTTCCGTGCAATCCTCTTTGGTAATGTTTCCGATTTACACCTATGGTAGCGAGGAACAGCGTGTTAAATATTTGCCGAGGCTGGCATCGGGAGAGTTGGTTGGCTCTTTTGGCCTTACTGAGCCCAATCATGGGTCTGATCCCGGTGGAATGGAAACTAAATTAACAGCCAAGGCTAATGGCTTTTTATTAAATGGAGCCAAGATGTGGATCACAAATTCACCCGTATGTGATATGGCTGTCGTTTGGGCGAGGGATGAGTCCGGAAAAGTCAGAGGGGTGATCGTTGAGCGTGGAATGGCAGGATTTGAAACTCCAGAAACGCTACATAAATGGTCGTTGCGCGCATCCAAAACAGGCGAATTGGTTTTTCAGGATGTTTTTATTCCGGCAGAGAATGTGCTTCCAGGTGTAAATTCAATGCGGGGACCGCTTTCCTGTTTGAATTCGGCCCGCTATGGTATTTCATGGGGCGTTATTGGAGCAGCAATAGATTGTTATGAAACTGCCGTTCAGTACGCTCAGGAGCGTCATCAATTTGGTAAGCCAATCGCTGGTTTTCAATTGCAGCAGAAGAAACTTGCAGAATTTCTTACGGAAATTACCAAGGCGCAGTTGTTATCATGGCGTTTAGGTGTACTCAAAAACGAGGGACGGGCGACACCAACACAAATCTCGATGGCCAAAAGGAACAATGTGAATATGGCTTTGCAGATTGCGCGTGAGTCCAGGCAGATCCTTGGGGGGATGGGGATTGTCGGTGACTTTTCAATAATGCGGCATATGATGAACCTCGAATCTGTGATTACCTATGAAGGCACCCATGATATCCATTTATTGATTACAGGTCAAGATATTACTGGTCTGAACGCATTTTCATAA